ATATTATTTGTCAATGCAAATAGCAGTCAGCAAATAAGAAAATTAAATGGTGAAACTCGAACAACACAGAACATTGGTCACTAGGAAATAAATGATGAAGCCACCTTCTACACAATAAGGCCACTAATTGCATTGCATCTCTAAAAACAAGCATGTATTTGCGCCAACTATCTTATTTATGAAAGCATAACATATGAAAAGACAGCGCGAGCAAGTGAAATGTGCGtacaaaatatattttgctgGTCGTTTGTTGCCAGTTCCCAATAAGCCCTGATGCTTCATTGATAGCAGTGTCAAGATCCCTTAACACCTCATTGAGTTGCTCGTCAGGAGACTTGCATATTTCCTCTATGAGAGGGCTCACAATGCTTGAGATATCACATACATTTTGGCAGTACTTCTGAATAGGTTTGGGTCTTGCGGTAGAGCCATCAGAAGTTAAGACGCTAAGATGTGAGATACTGTTGAGCAAAGTACTCGGGGAGAAATTCTCCATCAACCCTGTGAAAAGATCCATATGTTTAGGAGTAAAATTAGATGAATTTGTAACACATGAATACCaaaatacatccatatatgTTGGTGAATACGCAGCAGCTGAGTGTGGTGCATTAGAACTTCTCATAGACACAAAATATCATGCACATAATTATGAGTTCTGATCCTAAGTATCTGATTAGGTAGGgtaaaaagtaaaaacaagaaacataAGCTGTGCATTGATCTCTTTTCATCTGCACTTTGATCTCTCTGTTTAATTCACTCTGTCTGCATATCTGATATCCCGATTGGGAAGTCAATTAAATGTGCTTTGGTGTAATATATGACAATTAGATGTAGACGGAGTACAATCATCAAGCAATGGTGAGCAAAGTGGCACGTGTGAGCAATATGTGGCGCATAATCTGATGTGATTAGGTAAGCGTGAGTTGTCGTGCAGTGTGTTACATGAGTCAGCCCTAGTCTTCGTGTCAGTGTGAGCAATAGTGCAGCGCATAATCTGGCGTAACTAGGTAAGTGTGAGTTGTCGTGTGGTGCGTTACGTGGGTCAGCCCTAGTCTGCGTCTCTGTGCTGATCATGCTTGATTGTAAGAACATTAATATCTAATAATAAAGCTTGCCAAAATATCATCCAGTATGCAGCAGTTAGGGACTAAGAGCAACCCTAGCAGCTGCCCTATCCGAATCCCAAAATTCAGCCGCTCCCCAAATCCCTTCCGGAATCCTCAAAACTCGGCCGCCAGCTCGGGGCTCCCCATCCCCCAACAACTACAACAGGTAGCTCCATCCCGTCAAGGTATGATCTCCCTTCACCTTCCCCTTCCCTCTCTCTGGCTCGCgctcccgctgccgccggactAGAGGCAGCTACACCGCTACACGGACCATACCGCCGCCGCTCGACGAGGGACGAGAAGGGGAAGAACAGGAGGAGGTAGAGAGGGGGAGgtcgggcgcggcggcatACCGGATCTGGACGGGGCGGCGATGGCACCCGGAAGGCGAAGTGGATCCGGCGCCCCGCGTCGAGGGGAGCCCGCAGTCGGCGGTATACGCGGCAGCGGAGGCTGACGGAGTCGGCGGTTGAGGAAGGCCGCGGCTGCTgatgcggcagcggcggctgacggaggcggcggttgAGGACGGCGGTTGATACGACGGAAGCGGCTGTTGGAGGCGGAGACGACGGCGGTTGAGAGAGGTGTCGGGGCGGCGGTAGAGGAGGCAGCGCCGGAGCTGGTCGAGGCGGCAGGCGACGGCGGTCGTGCGGGTAGGTTGAGAAGAAGCAAGAGAAATGGAGATTCTGAGAAAAAACAGATGGGTTGTGCGGGACCGGGATTCGGTGAGAGTCACCTGACTTTGGCTTGGCCTACATGTCAGCCTGTCAAAGTCGGGTGACTTGGTCACCGGTTTCTTATTTCTTAAGTAAGTACTCGGTCAAAAAGAATATTTTCCCGTTCCTCCCAAAACGAAGTATTTTGGCATCGTTCAATGCCGCATCTCACCGATACTTTGCACTGCACTTGCAACTGCTTAAAAACCTTCTATAATCAAATAAATCTGATAAGTGAAATTCCTTTTTTTACTGGAAGGCCTAATAGATCTCGTTCCGTATAGCAAGTGTGACAAACTCATATCTCTctcgcggtggcggcgccgccatcggTTGGTGCAATGTCGTGGACAAATCTTGTGCTACTTTACTCGTCATTGTTGAGGATGATGGTGGAATGTCGTCATGATGGGCTCGCGGAGATCTAAGCCATCTGTTTGGGCGCATACGCGATCATTTGAGCAATGGTGCACCAGCATCATCATTGTTCATGGCAATCGGAAGAAGGCCATCACATTGCTAGTCGTGCTCGTCGCTTGGGAGCTAGAGTTTTCAGCAATGTGGCAACCACGCAATCGATTATTATGGACAAAATCAAAGCAGAGATAACAAACTGGGTAATTGCGGACCCTCGTCGTTTGGGTAATGTCTGGAGATTAGGTTCTTTTGATTGTGGCGGCTATGTAAATAGCCAAACTTTTGTAAAACTTCCTCTTAATTAATGAGATGAGGCAgcctaaatttttttaaaacattgTCATGAGCATGACGCCATGGGTTGTGTGCATCTTGTTATGCAGAGGCCGAATGCGAACTTCCTTGATGTATATTCTTGATGTGACTTTTAAATTCAATAAAAGCTGTCTTTATCGGGGGGAATGAGCATGACGCCATGGAGCTCTTTGACGAGATGATGGCGGTCGGGGCGGACCCATGTTAAGGCCCATGGGGGGCAATGCCCCCACTTAAATATTTTGGTCCAGTAGCATATGGCCCATATTACAAGTAAATGTCTCCACTCAGCCCATGCATATGCCCTTGCCTCCTCTGAAATGTTTTTATGCGTccgcccatgcatgcatggagtcATCAACGGGCAGTCTGTTCAAGTGTGGCAGTGTGAACTATAGCCTGACGCACACATGTATTACGTGCTGGTAAGGGCGAAGTGTTTTCTACCGGCTCCGACATCTACCGCCGGCACCACGCAGCTAGCCACACGTTGCCAAGTGGCACCCAACCGGGCCCACGTGTTTTTTGGATTCATATGCCAATGAAATATACCACACATATATCCTATACCAATGAAATATAACACATATATCATATACCAATGAAATATACCACTTATACAGTGGTATACCATATATCAATGAAATATATGGCGAACTTTAACTGAAAAATGGCAGAGTAAAACTAACAATGGTTTCTATTTTTAGATCTAAAACcgactcttttttttacaacattATCATTTTACATCGATGTCTGACAGAGCATAATGACTGCTAAAATATGCATGACAATAATTAATGTGAACACGAATCACCGACAAGGTCGCAGACAACAAAAATGCTTTGCACAAATAAATTTACTTTTGTGATACTACATGAAAAACCCGGCTTCAGAGACCTCGGCCAAACAGTTGTGAAAGCACGGTGTTACTGAAAAGTTGTTCCGGCATATCATCCTCTTCTCAAGCGAGTGCATCAACCAGACAGACAAGCTATAAGCCTGTTCTTCGCAGTCTTGGCAGCGAAAGATGTCAGCCAGAAGGCCAGCAGTCAATCTTAGACTGATATGCTGCATCCATCGACACACTTGATCTCCTTTGGAGAACTCTCCCTTCAAGATGTtcttggaatattgagcacccAGAGGTTCAGATTTAGTCCATCATATCACTGGACTGGGGGACTAATTGTCTAATTTGCTGTTCATTGGCAACTGGCTTACTACTCTTCAGTACTTCGTCAATAGTCTTATTGATTATGCTGTCTCTAGCCTGGTATGTGTTGAAACAAAGATTTCAGGATTTAATTGAATAGAGAGTATAGGGCATTGCaatcaacaagaaaagaaagttaAGCGACCTTTATACCGATGGCCAGCGCTGTTCTGACATCTGCCACTTGACCTAACCTCAGTGAGCTTCCCTTGTTGTCCTTGAGGCACAATATGGGAACCTCCCTTGTACTTGCCAGGGTTGGTATGTGTTTTGTTAGCCATTTGGGATTGCAATCAGCAGCTATGAGGACAGCCTACAGTGGCATAAAACACAATGTCAAATAGTTGTCAGTAGCATATGGGTATTGCGGATATGAACATATCCACATGTAAAACTTGTTTTTCGACCTTGACTACGCTTGACAGCAAAATGTCCCTAACTGATTGTTGAACATGCAGAACTGAGTTAATTTAACTTTTAGTTGAGCAGCTGGCAGAAAAAACATCTACACTTTGCACCTGACAGCATTTATTTGATCCATGATTCGATAATAAGGCCTGACATTGCCATATGTAACCATGACTAAACTGTATTCGAAATTGAAGAATATTTGACCAGAATAAGGTATAAGGCACTTGTGTCTTATTTTGTACTaaaagaaacagagggagaTGGTGCAATTATCCAAAATACATTGTTTGTTTCGAGAATGGAGACATTACATCCCTAGCATTAGGGTTGCAAGTGGGAGCCCACTTAAGTCccacttctagttcatttggaatttgctagttcaaaatcttgactcaaaatttgaactaaaattgaAGAATTGCACTAGAAGTGGGACTTAAGTGGGCTCCCACTTGCAACCCTACCTAGCATGAGCACTAGAGAAAATACATAATGGAACTCCAGGTCCACAAGAAGGTTGTCTCTAAAGGAAGATCAATAGCAAGTTAAGAAATAAACATAACCTGAAGTGGCACCAACGGAGCTCTCCGCAAAGCTTTGCCAGTCAGTGCTTCAATAGAACAGCCAGAatgagaagcagcagcagcaggcattCGCTCAAGAACCCTTGTCACATCATTGACTCCAATGGAAAATTGTTGctacaaaggaaaaaagaatcacaAGTGCAAAAGTACATCGAATATTCTGTATTCTGAATTTGCTCCTGGTAACGGAATTATTTTATCTACAGAAAACAACAGAAACTTGGTGAAACTAGGCAAGTGTAATAATACCTTCATCCATATCTTTTCTGGCAAACCTCCCCTTGAAGCCTTTGCAACCTCCACGCTCCTAGAGAATAGCACCTTTTGTCAATATACCAGAATCAAGCAACGCGAAAAAAAAGTTGAGAAACAACAGTTACCTACTTACCTTGTAAGCTTCAACAATAGGTCATCAAGAGCATCTCCTCCAATGTAATCTGAAGATGGTCTGCTCAGAAGAAAAATACCAAGTGATCAGTGGCTTGAGTTTTTTCTTTACAATGACTTCAACAAGAACAGAAACAAATCATAGCTAACATTACTAAAAACACAATCTGGCAAAGAGCGTACGCTTGCTCAGCATCTTTCAACGACTTTATTGGCCTTTGAGGCttactcttcttcttgcccatcagcacgggcggaggacccagtagggcaaggtagggcgcccgcctaccttgatttttgcctcagttacgaattggggaagattatgaaacggggatctaaagggcggaatccgttcgtggggtgatgggaggagaaacggtcgggagcgagagaatcgaaggggagataaacctgcggtggaggcgctcgagcgaggaggaagacgagctagggggctcgggcgctcggcagcgggatgagtggcggcgctcgcgcgaggaggaagaatgaTCCACGGAGCGAGGGGACTGTGGGGCTCGTCAAGGAGATGGGGAAAGGGGGTAtagcttttatttttcttttagggGAGGAGAGGGGTACAGGTGCCCATCGGGCCAGTGCGGCCCGGCACCGGCCGGTATAAGTTTAAACAAGCATGGTCCTCAAAACCATCACGTTAGCCGCTAGGATTACACACTGATATCGGTCTACatttttttactaaaaaaCCACCGAATTACACTAAGTATCCGGTTCCAAGCAAATATCCCAAAACTGACAAGGCGGGCCCACGGGTCAGGCTGACATGGCGTGCCAACGTGGCaactctctcttcttcctccctctctatTCCCATCTAGAAGCTGCAGCCAGCCATCTTCTTGCTACCCGATCCAGGAGCTGCTGCAGGCCGAGCTCGCTGCCATGGCCACGGAGAGCAGCGCGGTGAGCAGGGGCGTGCGGCGGGCCGCGGAGAGCAACGAGAGGAGCAGGGGCGCGCGGTAGGCAGCAGCGAGCGGCCGCGAGCACGATGGGTCGGGGCGCGCGTGACGAACAGCAGGGCGCGGCGAGCAGCAGGCCCGGTGGGTTGCGGCGCGAGCGGCGAGCAAGGGCGCGACGCAGCGGGGGAGCAGCAGAGCAGTGCGAGCACCGGAGCCTCTTGGAGCGCGAGCGGAGCAGCGCGTgggcgagcagagcagcagcgcggGCGAGCATGCGGCGTGCGGGCGTACAGCGGCCCGAGCTGCGGAGCTGCAGCGCGCAGCCGAACGCGGGGAGCAGGGGAGGAGGTGCTATAGAGGCGGGGCTACACGGAGATGCTCATGGCCGGAACGCTCgggcgagggaggaggccaCTCGAGCTCGGCATCCTCGCCGGATAAGGAGCAGTTATGGCTGGGTGGTGAGCAAGGAAAGACATGCTCGGGCCGACAGAGGGCTATACATGTCAGAAAGAGGCTTAAACGCTAGGGAGCGAGTGGTTACGTTAATCCAGTGATTTTTTGCAACTAAAACGAAAACTAGTACGTAtgtgaaaccctaacccctaatgtggtggttttctgtaatttactctcttttttttagaggatgaGAGGGGGtatagggtttagggtttaggtgGCCATCAGGTCGGTCTGGCCCGGCACCGGCCGGTTTAAGGTTAAACGGGCCTGGCCCGATCGCACCACGGTGAAGCCCAACTCCTCCAGGCCCAGGCACGGCACCGTATAGCTGGGCCAACTACCCAAGGAGTAAATGTTAATAACACGATCACTAATAATGTTTAAGAAtacatggtaaaaaaaatgacaaactCGTGTTAGATACTTAGATGTCGTAAGCCTTGCATCAAGTTAAGACAAATTATTAAATCGTTGTTAGATGTACATTTGTTTGGTCCTTTAGAATTTGTATTTGCGTCTCTGtataaaataaacatgcaaaATTCCATCTAATTTAACTCTGAATCGTTAGAGGCAGCGATGGCGATGACTTGCATTTTTTACGGGGTCTGAGAAAAACGTTGTAGGAGGCAGTGATGACGGGTCAATTGTCGCTCGCTGGCCAATCTTCGACGGCGACGCCCGTGTGAGGTGGTGTGTGTAGCGTTCCAACGTAACTTTGCGCAGTCGACGACGATATAGCCTGCAAAGACTGGTTCTTCAAGAGACGCAACTTCTGCACTCTTAGTTATTTTGGATATCTACTGTTGATGTCCATGTATGATTGGTCATTGATGTCTTAATTGTCGTACCTTTACTCGTATTTCTTGCTTAATGAAAGTTGGTAGGAAAATTACATTAATTAATGACAATAGATATGATAGCCATGCCCACGTGGTGTGTATTATTGTTTTATGAGTTCTGATTTTGACAGACTCACATACTATGTTTCAGATTCTGTATTTATTTCTCATAAGATATCATATCTCTCGAAATATGAAGAAGGTCGTCGTTTATTAGCTAAACATCTACTTGATATTTTTAGGTCGCTAAGTATGGAGATATTTTTGGAAGCAAAATATAACTATAGTTTCACCCTTATAAAGATTTGAGTTATTGATCGTCTGCTCACCCCACCGAAGAACTGTTTGCAAATTATTATAATTGTCATATATTCTATGTTATAGATATTTCTATTACATCTTCAGATTATGGTTGACATATAATATGATGAAAATTAATATTTAACATAAATATCACTAGATGATATATCATAAGATGTACCAACCAAAAAAATGCATCCTAAAAAAGTCCGAAAGAACCAATTTTattgaaatatattttgcaaatctaaaaaaatattaaatgtgaTATCTATATTAACTCTGTTAGGATAAGAATTCGTGttatctaaattttttttctgtcctcCGCCAATGAGTGTACAAGAATAATCCGTGATGGGATAACTCAAAGAATGCAGAAATCGGGGATTCGGGGGAGAGAAGAGGCGCGGCGCGACGCCTGTGGAAGAGGGGCATGGGACTGCAGGAGGGATTACTGGGGGCAGGTTCGGGCAGCGGCGgggggccagcggcggcaGACTAGTGGGCGGcgctgcgggcggcggcggtggtcgaGTAGTCGCACGAGACGAACACGAGAGAGAGTATTCTGAATTGGACCCTTAAATCTATTGGGCCAAATGTTAGGTCCCAGAACATGGGCCGTTTCTTCGGTACCGGGGCTTTTGCAATCTGCAATAAGTCAGTCGTTCGTTTACAAATGAGcagcctttttctttctttttgta
This is a stretch of genomic DNA from Brachypodium distachyon strain Bd21 chromosome 1, Brachypodium_distachyon_v3.0, whole genome shotgun sequence. It encodes these proteins:
- the LOC100824571 gene encoding uncharacterized protein LOC100824571 — protein: MGKKKSKPQRPIKSLKDAEQAPSSDYIGGDALDDLLLKLTRSVEVAKASRGGLPEKIWMKQQFSIGVNDVTRVLERMPAAAASHSGCSIEALTGKALRRAPLVPLQAVLIAADCNPKWLTKHIPTLASTREVPILCLKDNKGSSLRLGQVADVRTALAIGIKARDSIINKTIDEVLKSSKPVANEQQIRQLVPQSSDMMD